From a region of the Neodiprion fabricii isolate iyNeoFabr1 chromosome 7, iyNeoFabr1.1, whole genome shotgun sequence genome:
- the LOC124185984 gene encoding proto-oncogene tyrosine-protein kinase ROS isoform X1 — translation MVGLRIWVLIRLWALIPGVVGLLPEDFDVGSPTSFEQDCIAWCRDLDVNQSRTDEVNSEVGCGANCRLDKCTIGCAAWELALETNCQAVCNVTQELLPPKQLYCVLGCQDAVNRYFQQLKEEIGTPPAPALVADSLTATSLRLEWKGIDLAKRGAKLSYVVQWMYEELAESWQYCRNESWEKDNQILVKNLQPYTKYRFRVAVILKSTQHSRESIASAPSVPILTKPEGFPLSPPVIVRAAAVDCCRVSVSWEPGPFPNGPLLSYVLRLQGGNYSTLKDISAVENVTDHYMFQNLTPHQNYSVSITMRNSEGEGPPAVIYISTTPEPAVTDMQLPILILGGEHQVKKQVADLLENPVLIYETANKICGVAIHVASGQVFVSDSGGYVYRTSVDERTDPVVVLSPDQVNFKPLSLSVDWLNLHLYVLGEVKHATTVWQIARCNLDGRGLTVAVAAFLSKPSHIEVDPYNGYLFWVSKDGLSRLDLADISNGVKHETQPDLILEDSHLEAFMVDHRNFRLLIPHPMQNTVLSVTLDGREVSNLRANTQQPQFQNVVSLAMANGLFYWANGRDILTEDYHPGQNRYFHNSYPYKSCYSVNVLMDASQPAPVPVNPPTGVQAVLGAEMAKVSWRAPYLLGGQGKGAWQNWSYELEIKDEITGKAVHQKGIRLLSHTVHRLRERTKYSIKAAAYTSAGRGPWSTEFRGRTLRDPKGEPYASILWSATEGLLKSDVTGENVETLIHRASWKDSEMQYHIVDVAWYKDLLYLVGNNSVLYCYNTTSHENNRMHINSVGSVAVDWISKKLYWANPNQQIITRANLDGTHQEPMSILAIVKELMIDSLEAYLYWSTGYAVEVSRLNGQDRRFYYSDEIFIGKQVMGLTLDTENKFVYWIVRSYESGSILYKAPTSERIPLNDKIIPEQKYLEFQVSALQYPNIQGPLCYFSEHLLWLQDDRNAVIGDLSGQNTAIINGITLSGLQMVAIMDHALHKYPKNLSANSIVVLPSAVSIDSIRVEGKWNNFNVSWNSVKNVNYGTVFYEVKFADYINTNTNSEITKETTIPYHNSEIFSPYAILEVTIKAFTYWGMSHNTRKILRSPQAKPSQPTNARGFVEFDKKPLSDETNISAVFRWDPPDHPNGLIQVYAIDCWYMLEGMNIDICNCLNVNSTMLEYRLYQLLPNTTYYFRVQAYTEVGGGWFTDIVNISTDYENPVPKILVATPEAVRISDLDRQINDTITRHVAIEVAYSAVENKVYGINEMQEMMLADIDSPNVTKILKLNNTASSLCVNWVTRTLFWTEADYGESVSRNIMRLDLTAWEAGYTIAEKIITTRNATLNLDISPLTGTLYWIELVQADRGVTMQSNLNGENVQYFFNQIDDCSCHYAPIVRPVMAVDNTDASTPVIYWVSMEGHLNIADMDGCTCNMVLGPGFNRGLPPTSLTVDKINLYWSNADKDSVYYVEKANPDDTRIKRLHLQSPRSLKAIGKSLQPYPVAECLVPRQVSDNVEVLKKFSNSIKIKLPEPVPHFACEKYNLPATLYTIYITECSAVDSTKCSNNREKIKLKTFKKEIEVENLKPFSRYMFQLSLSNYYSGLESSSPEPDQGVVIITEAGVPTRPENVEVQALTPTLAAVSWLPPKILNGAAVRYEIHWRPVQLVNGMRHNGEQSIKHTEQSSDGKLSATLQSLLPGQDYLICVRAYSTSSAIYNESLPQFLKMYPEPNNLTLTGTSVNSMNISWVPNKNLTIDYSLQYSIVGSDKWQTVVNPILRNNKVEFHIRKLQPKTFYRFKLTLRYPIYKLNVTWPSDARFTFQTSGDVPSAPGTPTITKVRGPVYQVNWEPAHARGSSITLYRLEGTILEDSDTMDKRRNETSEWRLYYNGTDTYWIIPDEMVQKYQFRVQAKNAYGLGTWSKASAVVDLNEAGSGIFVPPQHLGLILGLSVPLILGVMLLCFGFFLCPVYRQRKEDKKAVIPPAAPDVELATLREIPRGNFMQSNTLYATATQDDPDDSSLPKIKREQITLAKFLGSGAFGEVFQGIAKDLDGPGITGVAIKTLRKGASAQEKTEFLREARLMSPFRHKHVLRLLGVCLDTDPPLLVLELMKAGDLLTYLRASRCLQPSDPCALRLQDLLAMCEDVARGCQYLEELHFVHRDLACRNCLVSARDRENRVVKIGDFGLARDIYKNDYYRKEGEGLLPVRWMAPESLVDGVFTSQSDVWAFGVLMWEITSLGQQPYPARTNLEVLYHVRAGGRLPKPLNCPTPLHQLMLRCWSTADARPSFKACLDHIITLRSRTEDAAISPAHAGHYLSKQGVSNMAYFADENQNHNHSGNSWKSTSSEGSRDMQPFLPDSCNTTALLASGEIPKYLELIADNDVPDVRDTPTGGYEVPRPVQCLDKNEVQKESKIPELSDSQNESSNLDREQLEDVVNQKRESANNFDLTEPKRASISSTGEKFCILDSSRLANHVSKCIAATNSPSSIDDSRKSEKISTEIRGSLTSLSGRSSSSHGSSTSLTPSRPSSSLLNSQNTLPLKKNGATKQNILSSDTNSGRNTISKLSRTHSILQNGKANIPLAINSALLNSLRQTPDTGEDGNEIATYTNINSDAVRVNG, via the exons TGTACGATAGGATGCGCGGCGTGGGAATTAGCGCTGGAGACTAACTGTCAGGCTGTTTGC AATGTAACGCAAGAACTACTACCACCTAAACAACTCTACTGCGTATTGGGATGTCAAGATGCCGTGAACAGATATTTTCAACAGCTTAAAG AGGAAATAGGCACTCCACCTGCTCCGGCACTAGTCGCCGACAGTCTAACAGCCACCTCCCTGAGGCTGGAATGGAAGGGCATCGACTTGGCGAAACGAGGTGCCAAATTATCCTACGTGGTACAATGGATGTACGAGGAGCTCGCGGAATCTTGGCAATACTGCAGAAACGAATCGTGGGAAAAGGACAATCAGattttagtaaaaaatttacagccTTACACAAAGTACAGG tttcgcGTAGCCGTGATCCTGAAATCGACTCAGCACTCTAGGGAATCCATTGCTTCAGCTCCTAGTGTTCCAATCTTGACTAAACCCGAGGGTTTTCCATTGTCACCACCGGTAATTGTTAGGGCGGCAGCGGTAGATTGCTGCCGCGTGTCCGTGTCTTGGGAACCGGGACCGTTTCCAAACGGCCCACTTTTGTCCTATGTCCTGCGGCTGCAAGGGGGCAATTATTCCACGCTTAAG GATATTTCAGCTGTTGAAAATGTGACAGACCATTACATGTTTCAAAATCTGACGCCACATCAAAACTATTCTGTGAGCATAACGATGAGGAATAGCGAAGGGGAGGGACCTCCTGCCGTAATATACATTTCAACAACGCCCGAGCCAgctg TTACAGACATGCAACTACCGATACTGATTCTTGGGGGAGAGCACCAGGTGAAGAAGCAGGTCGCCGACTTGTTAGAAAATCCAGTCTTGATCTATGAAACGGCCAACAAAATTTGCGGTGTCGCGATACACGTTGCCTCTGGACAAGTATTCGTATCGGATTCAGGTGGCTACGTTTATCGAACATCGGTTGATGAAAGAACCGATCCTGTTGTCGTGCTGAGCCCGGACCAAGTGAACTTCAAGCCACTGAGTTTATCCGTTGATTGGCTGAACTTGCATCTGTACGTCTTGGGAGAAGTCAAACACGCAACGACCGTCTGGCAAATAGCTCGTTGCAACCTGGATGGACGGGGACTGACCGTTGCGGTCGCAGCTTTTTTGTCCAAGCCTTCGCACATCGAAGTTGATCCGTACAACGGGTACCTGTTTTGGGTCAGCAAAGATGGATTATCTCGTTTGGATTTAGCCGATATTAGCAACGGTGTGAAGCACGAG ACACAGCCAGACCTTATACTCGAAGATTCGCATCTGGAGGCATTTATGGTCGATCACAGAAATTTTCGTCTGCTGATACCACATCCTATGCAAAACACGGTGTTATCGGTTACTTTGGATGGTAGAGAAGTCTCGAATCTCCGAGCGAACACTCAGCAGCCGCAATTTCAGAACGTCGTTTCACTGGCTATGGCCAACGGTTTGTTTTATTGGGCAAACGGAAGGGATATACTAACGGAAGACTATCATCCAGGCCAGAACAGATACTTTCACAACTCGTATCCCTACAA GTCTTGCTACAGCGTAAATGTGCTGATGGACGCCAGTCAACCAGCTCCAGTTCCTGTCAATCCACCGACCGGTGTTCAGGCTGTTCTTGGAGCCGAAATGGCAAAGGTTTCTTGGAGAGCGCCGTATCTGCTCGGAGGACAGGGTAAAGGAGCTTGGCAAAACTGGTCCTACGAATTAGAAATCAAAGACGAAATAACCGGGAAAGCTGTTCATCAAAAAGGAATCCGTTTATTGTCTCACACTGTTCATCGATTGAGAGAGAGAACTAAGTATTCGATAAAGGCTGCGGCATATACGAGCGCCGGACGAGGTCCCTGGTCTACAGAATTTCGAGGACGAACATTGAG AGATCCAAAAGGCGAGCCCTACGCTTCTATATTGTGGTCCGCGACTGAAGGATTATTGAAGAGTGACGTGACCGGAGAAAACGTGGAGACTTTGATACACAGGGCAAGCTGGAAGGACTCTGAAATGCAGTATCACATTGTCGACGTTGCGTGGTACAAAGACCTGCTCTACTTGGTCGGTAATAACTCGGTTTTGTACTGCTATAACACGACTAGCCATGAGAATAACAGAATGCACATAAATTCCGTTGGAAGCGTCGCTGTCGATTGGATATCGAAAAAACTCTACTGGGCAAATCCAAATCAGCAAATA ATAACCAGAGCAAACTTGGATGGAACTCATCAAGAACCAATGTCAATACTGGCAATTGTCAAGGAATTGATGATAGACTCGTTGGAAGCCTATTTGTATTGGTCGACTGGATATGCGGTCGAAGTATCGAGACTTAATGGCCAAGACAGAAGATTCTATTATTccgatgaaatatttatcggtAAGCAAGTAATGGGTTTGACGTTGGATACGGAGAACAAGTTTGTGTATTGGATTGTCAGGAGTTACGAAAGCGGATCGATACTCTACAAAGCACCAACGTCCGAAAGAATACCtttgaatgataaaattattccagagcag AAATATTTGGAATTTCAGGTTTCGGCGTTACAATATCCTAACATACAAGGGCCGCTTTGTTACTTTTCGGAGCACTTGCTGTGGCTCCAAGATGATAGAAATGCAGTTATCGGAGATTTGTCTGGTCAAAACACAGCCATTATCAACGGAATAACCTTGTCCGGTCTTCAGATGGTTGCCATAATGGATCACGCTCTTCACAAGTATCCGAAGAATTTATCTGCGAATAGCATTGTTGTATTACCATCTGCGGTAAGCATAGACAGCATAAGAGTGGAAGGTAAATGGAACAATTTCAACGTCTCGTGGAACTCTGTGAAGAATGTAAACTACGGAACGGTCTTTTACGAGGTGAAATTCGCGGATTATATAAACACGAATACGAATTCAGAAATCACTAAGGAAACAACGATACCTTACCACAAttccgaaatattttcaccatacGCCATATTGGAAGTAACCATAAAAGCGTTCACTTATTGGGGAATGTCACATAACACACGAAAAATTCTGAGATCTCCTCAAGCGAAACCTAGTCAACCAACAAACGCAAGAGGATTCGTTGAATTTGATAAGAAACCACTTAGCGACGAGACTAATATTTCCGCGGTGTTCAG ATGGGATCCACCCGATCATCCCAACGGCTTGATCCAAGTTTACGCAATAGACTGTTGGTACATGCTGGAAGGTATGAATATAGACATTTGCAACTGTCTCAATGTAAATTCGACAATGTTGGAATACCGATTGTATCAGTTGCTGCCGAACACAACTTACTACTTCCGAGTGCAGGCATACACAGAAGTCGGTGGCGGATGGTTCACCGACATCGTCAATATATCAACTGATTACGAAAATCCTGTACCGAAAATATTGGTGGCTACACCAGAGGCTGTGAGAATTTCAGATTTGGACAGACAAATCAACGACACGATAACCAGACATGTCGCTATTGAAGTGGCCTACTCTGCGGTGGAGAATAAAGTATATGGAATAAACGAAATGCAGGAGATGATGCTCGCGGATATCGATAGTCCGAATGTaacaaaaattctcaaattgaACAATACCGCGTCAAGTTTATGCGTCAATTGGGTTACCAGGACCTTATTTTGGACAGAAGCAGATTACGGAGAATCTGTTAGTAGAAATATTATGCGACTGGATTTAACAGCGTGGGAAGCAGGCTATACAATCGCCGAGAAAATAATAACCACTAGGAACGCAACGTTGAATTTGGATATATCACCTCTGACAGG AACATTGTATTGGATCGAGTTAGTTCAAGCCGACCGTGGAGTGACGATGCAATCAAATTTGAACGGAGAAAATGTTCAGTATTTCTTCAACCAAATTGACGACTGCTCGTGTCATTATGCGCCGATTGTGAGACCGGTCATGGCGGTCGACAACACGGACGCCTCTACACCTGTAATTTATTGGGTCTCAATGGAAGGCCACTTGAACATCGCAGACATGGATGGATGTACTTGCAATATGGTGCTCGGTCCAG GTTTTAACAGAGGTTTACCACCGACGTCATTGACAGTGGACAAGATCAATCTTTACTGGTCCAACGCGGATAAGGACAGTGTTTACTACGTAGAAAAAGCCAATCCGGATGACACCAGAATCAAACGACTTCACTTGCAAAGCCCGCGTAGTCTTAAAGCCATTGGAAAATCTTTGCAGCCTTATCCAGTTGCCGAATGCTTGGTTCCGAGACAAGTATCTGATAATGTTGAAGTtctgaagaaattttcaaactccaTCAAGATCAAGTTACCTGAACCTGTGCCCCACTTCGCATGTGAGAAATATAATCTTCCGGCAACACTATATACCATTTACATTACCGAATGCTCCGCGGTAGATTCTACTAAGTGTAGCAAcaacagagaaaaaattaaactgaaGACTTTCAAGAAGGAAATCGAAGTTGAAAATCTTAAACCGTTTAGTAGATACATGTTTCAGCTGAGTTTGAGCAACTACTACAGTGGCTTGGAGTCTTCCAGTCCTGAACCAGACCAGggagtagtaataataacggAGGCAGGAGTTCCAACGAGGCCAGAAAATGTCGAAGTTCAAGCACTAACGCCTACTTTAGCGGCGGTTAGTTGGCTGCCACCAAAAATATTGAACGGAGCAGCTGTTCGCTATGAAATTCATTGGAGACCAGTGCAGCTTGTTAACGGAATGAGACACAACGGCGAACAGTCAATTAAACACACCGAGCAATCTTCGGATGGAAAACTATCTGCGACGCTGCAGTCATTATTGCCGGGACAAGATTACCTGATATGTGTTCGCGCTTACTCGACTTCCAGTGCTATTTACAACGAAAGCCTTCCTCAATTCCTGAAAATGTATCCAGAACCAAACAACTTGACGCTGACTGGTACCAGTGTCAACTCGATGAACATATCATGGGTGCCGAATAAAAATCTGACTATTGACTACAGTCTGCAATACTCGATAGTGGGATCGGACAAATGGCAGACAGTTGTCAATCCGATACTTCGAAATAATAAGGTGGAATTCCACATTCGTAAACTGCAACCGAAAACTTTCTACAGATTTAAATTGACGCTAAGGTATCCAATTTATAAGCTTAACGTCACCTGGCCGTCAGACGCGAGATTTACTTTCCAAACATCAG GCGATGTTCCAAGCGCTCCTGGAACTCCCACAATAACAAAGGTGCGTGGTCCGGTCTATCAAGTTAATTGGGAGCCTGCACACGCTCGTGGATCTTCGATCACGTTGTATCGTCTTGAAGGAACCATCTTAGAAGATTCCGATACTATGGATAAACGTCGCAACGAAACTAGCGAATGGCGCCTCTACTATAACGGGACAGACACTTACTGGATAATCCCAGACGAAATGGTGCAAAAGTACCAATTTCGAGTTCAAGCAAAGAACGCGTATGGCCTTGGAACTTGGAGTAAAGCCAGCGCAGTGGTTGACTTGAATGAGGCTGGGAGTGGGATATTTGTCCCTCCGCAACACCTGGGATTGATACTAGGACTCAGTGTTCCTCTGATCCTCGGAGTGATGCTATTATGTTTTGGCTTTTTCCTTTGTC CAGTCTACCGGCAACGTAAAGAGGATAAAAAGGCAGTAATTCCACCAGCTGCGCCGGACGTTGAATTAGCAACGTTACGCGAAATTCCGCGCGGAAATTTTATGCAGTCAAACACGTTGTACGCAACTGCGACGCAAGACGACCCGGACGACTCTTCGCTGCCAAAGATAAAAAGGGAGCAAATAACGCTGGCCAAATTCCTGGGTAGCGGTGCATTCGGAGAG GTTTTTCAAGGCATTGCGAAGGACCTGGACGGTCCTGGAATAACTGGAGTGGCTATAAAGACTCTTAGAAAAGGGGCGTCTGCGCAAGAGAAGACTGAATTTTTACGCGAGGCTCGACTTATGAGTCCCTTCAGGCACAAGCACGTTCTTCGACTGCTTGGAGTTTGCCTAGACACAGATCCGCCGCTGCTGGTGTTGGAGCTAATGAAGGCTGGGGATCTGTTGACGTATTTGAGAGCCAGCCGCTGTCTACAGCCATCGGATCCCTGCGCTCTTAGACTTCAAGATCTTCTTGCTATGTGCGAAGATGTGGCGAGAGGCTGCCAATACCTGGAGGAACTTCATTTTGTTCACAGAGACCTAGCTTGCAGGAACTGCCTGGTATCCGCCAGGGACAGAGAGAACCGTGTGGTAAAAATTGGAGACTTCGGACTCGCAAGAGACATCTATAAAAACGATTACTACCGCAAG GAGGGCGAAGGCCTACTGCCGGTACGATGGATGGCACCGGAGTCTCTAGTGGATGGGGTATTTACCTCTCAAAGTGACGTGTGGGCGTTCGGTGTTTTGATGTGGGAAATCACTTCCCTGGGCCAGCAGCCATACCCGGCAAGAACAAATCTGGAAGTGCTATACCACGTTAGAGCTGGCGGAAGACTGCCAAAGCCGCTAAATTGTCCAACGCCGTTACATCAGTTGATGCTGCGCTGCTGGAGCACGGCGGATGCTAGACCCAGTTTTAAGGCTTGTTTGGATCATATAATAACGCTCAGAAGCAGAACAGAAGATGCCGCGATCAGCCCTGCACATGCTGGCCATTACTTATCTAAACAAG GCGTGTCTAACATGGCTTACTTTGCTGATGAGAATCAAAATCATAACCACTCAG gCAACTCCTGGAAATCTACAAGCTCCGAAGGCAGTAGAGACATGCAGCCATTTTTACCCGATTCTTGCAACACGACGGCACTATTAGCGTCCGGAGAAATTCCGAAATATTTAGAATTAATAGCAGATAACGACGTACCTGATGTTAGAGATACTCCGACTGGTGGCTATGAAGTACCGAGACCCGTACAGTGCCTGGATAAAAATGAAGTTCAAAAGGAAAGCAAAATACCAGAACTATCAGATTCGCAAAATGAAAGCTCAAACTTGGATCGTGAACAGTTGGAAGATGTTGTAAATCAAAAAAGAGAATCGGCGAATAACTTTGACTTGACGGAACCAAAAAGAGCCTCCATTTCCAGCACAGGAgaaaaattctgcattttGGATAGCTCGAGGTTGGCTAATCATGTTTCCAAATGTATAGCTGCGACGAACTCTCCGAGTTCCATTGACGACAGTCGCAAGAGCGAAAAAATCTCAACAGAAATCAGAGGATCGCTGACTAGTTTGAGCGGTAGAAGCAGCAGCTCCCACGGCTCGTCGACAAGCTTGACTCCATCTAGGCCAAGCTCGTCGTTATTGAATTCTCAGAATACTTTGCCATTGAAGAAGAATGGGGCAACTAAGCAAAACATTCTATCCAGCGATACGAATAGTGGAAGAaatacaatttcgaaattaagCAGGACACATTCAATTCTGCAAAATGGGAAAGCGAATATACCTTTAGCAATAAATAGTGCCTTACTGAATTCTCTCAGGCAAACACCGGATACAGGTGAAGATGGAAATGAGATCGCTACCTATACAAATATAAACTCTGACGCGGTCAGAGTAAATGGGTAA